Proteins from a genomic interval of Candidatus Woesearchaeota archaeon:
- a CDS encoding 50S ribosomal protein L37e, translating to MSKGTAAQGKHSGKKTHITCRRCGGHTYHASHKKCAKCGYGASAKMRSYSWQK from the coding sequence ATGAGTAAAGGAACAGCAGCACAAGGAAAACACTCAGGAAAGAAAACCCACATCACTTGCAGAAGATGTGGAGGTCATACCTATCACGCATCCCACAAAAAATGTGCTAAATGTGGTTATGGTGCTTCAGCCAAGATGAGAAGTTACTCTTGGCAGAAGAA